A single region of the Malus sylvestris chromosome 8, drMalSylv7.2, whole genome shotgun sequence genome encodes:
- the LOC126632533 gene encoding uncharacterized protein LOC126632533 produces the protein MSPTEWWIMYGTDAPTVRKLAIKVLSQTASSSACERNWSTFALIHTKQRNKLAHSSLEKLVYCYYNMKLQIRDKEAEIDHVDRGDPLDVFDIVGEDDNTEGNQLFQWIRPLHLDDDEGNPAPRVAEEARNEGINVERVLEEEG, from the exons atgtctccta ctgaatggtggatcatgtatgggaccgatgcaccaactgtgagaaagttagcaataaaagtattatcacaaacagcttcctcatctgcttgtgaaagaaattggagcacatttgcactcatacacacaaagcaaagaaataagttggctcatagtagcttggaaaaattagtttattgctactacaacatgaagcttcaaattcgagataaggaagcagaaatcgatcatgtcgaccgtggtgacccactagatgtgtttgatattgttggtgaagatgataatacggagggtaaccaactttttcaatggattagacctcttcatttagatgatgatgaaggcaacccagctcccagagttgctgaagaagcacgtaatgaagggataaatgtagaaagagtattagaggaagAG GGTTAG
- the LOC126633487 gene encoding uncharacterized protein LOC126633487, producing MVVGCQQAGVRVQPPTPYEIRNKYLDMEYKDIGEYVNKLRSKWETNGCTIMCDGWTGPTRLSIINFMVYSKGKTIFLKSIDASDHIKNYKYIYKLLRDVIMEVGEHNVVQVVTDNSSAFVKARKKLMKHHNVFWTSCAAHCIDLMFEAMGKRENVATVVKRARTITNYIYNHGWLLAKMREFCKGEIIRPATTRFATNYIALNSLLKKKAGLKQLFTSDDWANHNFSRSNTGRMVESIVLDHAFWTQTEHVCQVFEPLYKVLRIVDTEVYPTMGAVYELMRVVKDELERKHGARWVIKIIEDR from the coding sequence atggtagtgggatgtcaacaggccggtgttagagtacaacctcccactccctatgagataagaaacaaatatttggatatggagtataaagacattggcgagtatgttaacaagttgaggtcaaagtgggaaactaatggttgcacaatcatgtgtgacggatggaccggcccgaccagattatctatcatcaacttcatggtatactccaagggaaagacaatttttttgaagtctatTGATGCTTCTgaccatataaagaattacaagtatatttacaaattattgagggatgtaatcatggaggtgggagagcataatgttgtccaagtcgtgaccgacaacagttctgcatttgtcaaagctagaaaaaagttaatgaagcatcataatgtgttttggacatcatgtgcagcacattgtattgatctcatgtttgaggcaatggggaagagagagaatgttgctactgtggtcaaaagagctagaacgatcacaaattatatttacaatcacggttggttgttggcaaagatgcgtgaattttgcaaaggagaaattattcgtccagctaccactcgattcgccaccaactatattgcattaaacagcctactcaagaagaaagcagggttgaagcaactattcactagtgacgattgggccaaccacaatttcagccgctcaaatacaggtcgtatggtggaaagtatagtgcttgatcatgctttttggactcaaacagaacatgtgtgtcaagtgtttgaacctctttacaaagttttacggatcgttgacacagaagtgtatcctactatgggggcagtatatgagttgatgcgtgtagtgaaggatgaattggaaagaaaacatggtgcaaggtgggtcataaaaataattgaagaccgatag